The following proteins are co-located in the Desulfobaccales bacterium genome:
- a CDS encoding sigma 54-interacting transcriptional regulator yields the protein MDDLALLFEITQILNAPGPLPRNLQQMLKVLATEAGMERGTITILNPETNEIQIEVAQGLSAEARRRGRYKLGEGITGRVVETGEPMVVPRVSQEPLFLNRTRTRGREKDEISFICVPIKINQQTIGALSVDRRYQDLDLDRDVRLLTIIASIIAQAGNNLMLLDREKELLRDENLQLKGALQERYQVGNLVGTSGRMRQVFEMIQRVAKSNATILIRGESGTGKELVANAIHYNSSRADKPFIKVNLAALPETLVESELFGHERGAFTGALQRKIGRFEQAQGGTIFLDEIGDLSPSVQLKLLRVIQEREFSRLGGTATLKADVRLLAATHRDLEKLVAEGSFREDLYYRLNVFPIYLPPLRDRKSDIPALVEHFLAKFGKANGKEVSRVSQGALDLLMHYNWPGNVRELENVIERALLVCDGDTILASHFPPTLQVRFSERAPVGEGDSCPVRLSLAAQVETLERELITEALIACKGNQSKAAHYLDTSLRILGYKIRRYGIEPRRFRTPRS from the coding sequence ATGGACGATTTGGCCCTCCTCTTTGAAATCACCCAGATCCTGAACGCCCCGGGCCCCTTGCCCCGCAACCTGCAGCAGATGCTCAAGGTCCTGGCCACCGAAGCCGGCATGGAGCGGGGCACCATCACCATCCTCAACCCCGAAACCAACGAGATTCAGATCGAGGTGGCCCAGGGTCTGAGCGCCGAGGCCCGCCGCCGGGGCCGTTACAAGCTGGGGGAAGGCATCACCGGCCGGGTGGTGGAAACCGGCGAGCCCATGGTGGTGCCCCGGGTGAGCCAGGAGCCTTTGTTCCTCAACCGCACCCGCACCCGGGGCCGGGAAAAGGACGAAATCTCCTTCATCTGCGTGCCCATCAAGATCAACCAACAGACCATCGGCGCCTTGAGCGTGGACCGGCGCTATCAGGACCTGGACCTGGACCGGGATGTGCGCTTGCTTACCATCATCGCCTCCATCATCGCCCAGGCGGGCAACAACCTCATGCTCCTGGACCGGGAAAAGGAACTCCTCCGGGATGAAAACCTGCAGCTCAAGGGAGCCCTGCAGGAGCGCTATCAGGTGGGCAACCTGGTGGGCACCTCCGGCCGCATGCGCCAGGTCTTTGAGATGATCCAGCGGGTGGCCAAGAGCAACGCCACCATCCTCATCCGAGGGGAGAGCGGCACCGGCAAGGAGCTGGTGGCCAACGCCATCCACTACAACAGCAGCCGGGCGGACAAGCCCTTCATCAAAGTGAATCTGGCAGCCCTGCCGGAGACCCTGGTGGAGAGCGAGCTCTTCGGCCATGAGCGGGGGGCCTTCACCGGGGCCCTCCAGCGCAAGATCGGCCGCTTTGAGCAGGCCCAGGGCGGCACCATCTTCCTGGACGAAATCGGCGACCTCTCCCCCTCGGTGCAGCTCAAGCTCCTCAGGGTCATCCAGGAGCGGGAGTTCTCCCGCCTGGGCGGCACCGCCACCCTGAAGGCCGATGTGCGCCTTTTGGCCGCCACCCACCGGGACCTGGAAAAGCTGGTGGCCGAGGGTTCCTTTCGGGAGGACCTCTACTACCGCCTCAACGTCTTTCCCATCTATCTCCCGCCCTTGCGGGACCGCAAAAGCGACATCCCGGCCCTGGTGGAGCACTTCCTTGCCAAGTTCGGCAAGGCCAACGGCAAGGAGGTGAGCCGCGTTTCCCAGGGGGCCCTGGATCTGTTGATGCACTACAACTGGCCGGGGAACGTCCGGGAGCTGGAAAACGTCATCGAGCGGGCCCTGCTGGTGTGCGACGGCGACACCATCCTGGCCTCCCATTTCCCCCCCACCCTGCAGGTGCGCTTCTCCGAGCGGGCGCCGGTGGGGGAAGGGGATTCCTGTCCGGTGCGCCTCAGCCTGGCGGCCCAGGTGGAGACCCTGGAGCGGGAGCTCATCACCGAGGCCCTCATCGCCTGCAAGGGCAATCAGTCCAAGGCGGCCCACTACCTGGACACCTCGCTCCGCATCCTGGGCTACAAAATCAGGCGCTACGGCATCGAACCCCGCCGCTTCCGCACTCCCCGGAGCTGA
- a CDS encoding flavodoxin family protein: MKVLAVLGSPRSQGNSATLAREVLAGLEAAGAEVQVYELNRLEFQGCQGCGACKAEAEACVLEDDFTPIYAALRETDVLLLASPVYFGDLSGQMKCFFDRLYALANPDFTSRLSPGKRAVVILTQGAPPEEMFADIFPRYERWLKHFGFGPIYLLRGLGLSEAGEAGRRPELMAQAREIAACLTAPA; this comes from the coding sequence ATGAAAGTACTAGCCGTATTGGGCAGTCCCCGCTCCCAAGGCAACAGCGCCACCCTGGCCCGGGAGGTCCTGGCAGGCCTGGAGGCGGCCGGGGCCGAGGTCCAGGTGTATGAGTTGAACCGCCTGGAGTTCCAGGGCTGTCAGGGCTGCGGCGCCTGCAAGGCCGAGGCGGAGGCCTGCGTGTTGGAGGACGACTTCACCCCCATCTATGCGGCCCTGCGGGAAACGGACGTGCTGCTGTTGGCCTCCCCGGTCTATTTCGGGGACCTTTCCGGCCAGATGAAGTGCTTCTTCGACCGCCTTTACGCCCTGGCCAACCCGGATTTCACCAGCCGCCTCAGCCCGGGGAAACGGGCCGTGGTCATCCTCACCCAGGGGGCGCCGCCGGAGGAGATGTTCGCCGACATCTTCCCCCGCTACGAGCGCTGGCTGAAGCACTTCGGCTTCGGGCCCATCTATCTCCTCAGGGGTCTGGGGCTGAGCGAGGCCGGGGAGGCCGGCCGCCGGCCGGAGCTGATGGCCCAGGCCCGGGAGATCGCGGCCTGCCTCACGGCCCCGGCCTGA